A single window of Dermacentor albipictus isolate Rhodes 1998 colony chromosome 1, USDA_Dalb.pri_finalv2, whole genome shotgun sequence DNA harbors:
- the LOC139054741 gene encoding piggyBac transposable element-derived protein 4-like translates to MVETKPSYAQPDGSWLEVTPPEMLRFIALLIYMGIVQLPRLHLYWNTGTIYGGLLPGKIMSRKRFFSLLAFLHVSDPEDDSAASAGKLRKVLPLLREINEASARFFQPREAISVDERMVKSKARSGIRQYIRDKVTKWGYKLWVLAESETGYTLQFFVYTGKQGTPGLHGLAFDVVGKLCDKYLGQGYKIYMDNFYTSKHLFEHLLQCKTLACGTTRKDRRGFPGDLKDPKWEKKAERGDIRWIREGNVLFLQWKDRKAVSLMSTIHTANEHVPAKRRTKVGNKWSERTIRKPLLVHEYNAGMLGVDISDQIIGTYNVLHKCVRWWKTLFFHCIDIGCVNSFILFQEHRKGHPDIAELRLSARFDQLSFREMLIKQILNLDDDQPASISYLPPDWVRHKPEKVDNRRNCKQCYEKTKKEVKTNVFCSTCEAHLCFTTTRNCFTDWHMRHGRRVQRSLENILLYLECSDFQEVHPSSRTITCLVPKDKALEPTVLVVGGLVLTSELG, encoded by the exons atggtcgagact AAACCCAGCTATGCTCAGCCAGATGGCTCCTGGCTAGAGGTCACGCCCCCTGAGATGTTGCGCTTCATTGCGCTGTTGATTTACATGGGCATCGTGCAACTTCCTAGACTCCACTTGTATTGGAACACCGGAACAATCTACGGCGGTCTACTCCCAGGGAAGATCATGAGCAGGAAGCGTTTCTTCTCCCTGCTTGCTTTTTTGCATGTCTCGGACCCGGAGGATGACAGTGCTGCTTCAGCTGGCAAACTGCGGAAGGTACTCCCACTACTTCGAGAGATCAACGAGGCGTCGGCACGATTTTTTCAGCCACGGGAAGCCATTTCAGTCGATGAAAGGATGGTGAAATCTAAAGCACGCTCGGGAATCAGGCAATATATTCGGGACAAGGTGACGAAGTGGGGCTACAAATTGTGGGTTTTAGCTGAGTCAGAAACTGGATACACCTTACAGTTCTTCGTTTACACGGGCAAGCAGGGGACACCGGGACTGCATGGATTGGCTTTTGATGTAGTGGGTAAACTTTGTGATAAATATTTAGGACAGGGATACAAAATTTACATGGACAATTTTTATACTTCGAAGCACCTTTTCGAACACCTCCTTCAATGCAAAACGCTGGCATGTGGAACAACGAGAAAAGATCGTCGAGGCTTCCCTGGCGATCTGAAAGATCCAAAATGGGAAAAGAAGGCTGAACGTGGAGACATTCGTTGGATTAGGGAAGGAAACGTCTTGTTTCTTCAGTGGAAGGACCGTAAGGCTGTAAGTCTTATGAGCACAATTCATACAGCCAATGAACATGTGCCTGCAAAGCGACGTACAAAGGTGGGCAACAAGTGGAGCGAGAGGACCATAAGAAAGCCCTTGTTGGTACATGAGTACAATGCAGGTATGCTGGGCGTTGACATATCTGACCAGATCATTGGAACGTACAACGTGCTTCATAAATGTGTGCGCTGGTGGAAAACACTCTTTTTCCACTGCATAGATATTGGTTGTGTAAATAGTTTTATTCTATTTCAAGAGCATCGGAAAGGGCACCCCGATATTGCTGAGCTACGTCTGAGTGCCCGCTTTGACCAGCTTTCTTTCCGAGAGATGCTCATCAAGCAAATTTTGAATCTTGATGATGATCAACCGGCCAGCATCTCTTATCTGCCACCCGACTGGGTTCGCCACAAGCCTGAGAAGGTTGATAACCGAAGGAACTGTAAGCAGTGCTATGAGAAAACCAAGAAAGAAGTGAAGACAAATGTTTTTTGCAGCACCTGTGAAGCACACCTTTGTTTCACGACTACGCGTAACTGTTTCACCGATTGGCACATGCGTCATGGGCGCCGAGTTCAAAGGTCGCTTGAAAATATACTTTTGTACCTAGAGTGCTCAGATTTTCAGGAAGTGCACCCGAGTTCACGGACAATCACTT GCCTTGTCCctaaagacaaggccttggagcccaccgtcctggtggttggtgggcttgtcttgacctcggagctgggctga